GCACAAACTTAATGTTCTCCGGCAGCTCTGGAAACTCCGGCGCGGAACCATTGAAAAACAGGAAATCAGCGTCTTTGATATCCTCCACGCGCTCATGACCACCGTTTTCAATCACCGAGGTGGTGGAATCCCACAAGTGCGGGTACATAACAAACTTCATTCGCTGACTCCTTTTAACATGACTTTGCTTTTCGACGCCCCCTTCCGGGCGCCCGTAGGCAAGGTTAGGACTTGGTTTGGTTCTTGGTTGTTCCTATGCGCGACTAGCGTAATTGGACAAGTAATCGGCATGAACAACAGGGCGCTGCATACCGTCTGGCAAATCCTGAGTTTGCATGCCCACCATTGATTGCAAGGTATCAGAGTCATACGACACTTCACCGCGACCAATGATTTCGCCCTCAGGTCCAAGGATCTCCACGATCTCACCCTGCTGGAAATCACCAATGATTTCTGTAATTCCCACAGCTAGCAACGACTTTCCTCCGGAAGTCACAGCATTGACTGCACCGGCATCCAGACGAATCTTTCCAGCGGTATCTGCAGCGTAGAGTACCCAGAATTTCCATGCGGACAGGCGGTTTTCCTTTGGGTGGAACACGGTTCCCACTTGCGCATGCTCAAGTGCAGGGCCAATGTTGGCAGCTGAAGTCAACAGCACGGGCACGCCACTTCGGGACGCCAAACGAGCAGCCGAAACTTTCGACGCCATTCCGCCAGTGCCCACTTTTCCGCCATCACCTGCAACAACACCCTTGAGGTCATTGCCGTCACGAACCTCAGAGATGAACTTGGCGGTGGGATCTGCAGGGTTTTTGTCAAAGAGCCCATCTACATCGCTGAGCAGCACAAGGGCATCAGCAGAGACGAGGTGCGCCACAATGGCAGCTAGGCGATCGTTGTCGCCAAAGTTCACACCAGTGGTGGCCACGGTGTCGTTTTCATTGACAATGGGCACTGCACCCAACATGCGCAGCTTATCGATAGTCCTCTGCGCATTACGTGCACGATCGCGTTTTCCCGCATCCGCTGCGGTGAGCAGAACCTGCCCGATGGGACGTCCATAGCGTGCGAATGAGCGACCCCATTGGTGCATGAGGTGGACCTGTCCCACTGCTGCCGCAGCTTGCTTGACGGCGAGATCGGTTGGTCGCACCGTCAGTCCAAGTGGCGCCATGCCCGCGGCAACAGCACCAGAGGAGACAACGATCAGGTCAGAGCCTGCCTCCATGCGTGCCTGCAAAGCATTGACGATGGTGTTAATACGATTGGGATCAACGGTGTGTCCGTCCTCATCATTGGTCAGTGATGAGGAACCAATCTTGACCACCACGCGCTTGGCGTTGGTGATCCGATCACGCATATCGGATTCATGCCCGTATGCGGGGCTTTCTTTGGTTTCTGGATCCACAGCGGGGAAACTTGCACCGATGCTGGCTTCCTGGCTGTAGGGGGTGACGGGCAGTCCCGTCACCGGCGCCATCTGGGTTGGCGTGGGGAGTGTATCCCGGAGTCGAACGCTTTCAGAAATGGTCTGTTGGTCGTTGTTAGCGTCATTCATAGCATTACCATCGTATACACGCCAGCCCGAACAATGTCGTTTTTTATCCTTCCCAACGCTCGCGAGCAGCCTCTTGGCCCTCGCCATAGTCGAGCTCATCGATGAGGCCACGACGTACCTGAGATGCGCGTTTACGCTCTGCAGCAGACACGCGAGCTGTTTGCTCAAGGCGAACGTCAGTACCACGTCCGGTGAGGAGCGGATCATCACCTGCCGCGGTCATTGGCTCCCACTCAAAGGTGACGGCACCGATGGTGACGTTTGCTCCCACGTGAGCACCCGCCTTGCGCAGGCCATCTTCCACGCCGAGCTTTGCCAGGCGGTCCGCGAGGTAGCCCACGGCCTCGTCGTTTTCGAAGTCGGTCTGCACGATCCAACGCTCGGGCTTTTCGCCGGTGATGATGAAGCCACCTGGGATTTGTGGATCTGGCTTGATCTGGAATTGTCCCTTGGTGCGGTGGTCGACTGCCTTTGGCTTAATGATCACCGATTCCGCTAGCTTCTCCTTTGGACGCTTCTTACGCGACTTCTGCACGATCTCCAGGAGCTTAAACTTGAGCGGATCCAGTCCCTTGCGGGCCACAGCGGACACGATGAACACTGGCCAACCGAATTGCTCTTCGATGTCATTTTTAAGGAATTCTGCAAGCTCTTCTGCTTCAGGAACATCCGCCTTGTTGAGCACAACAACGCGTGGACGCTCGCGAAGATCGCCCAGTCCGGTGTCCTCGTCCAGTGCAGATTGGTATGCCTTCAATTCGGCTTCAAGGGCCTCAATGTCAGAGATTGGATCGCGACCTGGATCCATGGTGGCAGTATCCACCACGTGCACCAGCACAGAGGTGCGCTCGATGTGGCGGAGGAAGTCCAGGCCAAGGCCCTTTCCTTCCGACGCACCTGGAATTAGACCAGGAACATCCGCCATGGTGAAGGTTTCGTGCTCCACGTTGACCACACCAAGGTTTGGCTGCAGCGTGGTGAAGGGGTAATCGCCGATCTTTGGTTTGGCCGCAGACATGACAGAAATCAGTGAGGACTTACCTGCAGATGGGAAGCCCACCAGTCCCACATCGGCCATGGACTTCAGTTCCAAAACCAAGTCATGCGCTTCGCCTGGTTCACCGAGCAACGCAAAGCCTGGCGCCTTACGGGCCTTCGATGCCAGTGCAGCGTTACCCAAACCGCCATTGCCACCAGCAGCAGCGATAAACTTCATGCCTACGGTGGTGAGGTCAGCAAGAGTCTCTCCCTTGGAATCCACCACGACAGTTCCCGGTGGGACTTCCAACACGAGGTCTTTTCCGCGGGCACCGTTGCGGTGATCACCTGCGCCATTGGCACCGCGTTCAGCCTTCACGTGTGGGTGGAAGTGGAAATCCAGCAGGGTGTGAACCTGCGCGCTGACCTCCAAAATGATGTCACCGCCGTGTCCACCATTGCCGCCGTCTGGGCCACCCAGAGGCTTGAACTTTTCTCGGTGCACCGAGACACAGCCGTTGCCGCCGTCGCCGGCGGCGAGGTGTAGCACAACGCGGTCAATAAAGCGGTTCATAAATCGGTGTCACTCCTGATCAAAATAACGCATCGAATCGGATGCGGGCGCGCGCACAGAGGAAAAATATGAATGAAAAAGTTTGTGGGCGCCTGAGGTTCTTCGATCCTACCAGTGACGATGCATGAGTGAATAACTGAAAACCATCGATCCTAGCGGAACATTTTGTGCACTGCCCGAGAAGGTGGACAATAATCTTGGATAAATTTCATAATGGTTTACATACTGAGGACGAAGGGACACCCCCGACTGCCGTGACAACAACAACTGAAACTCGGGTAAAACACCCGGTTGATCAAGTGCCACCAGCACCAAAACTCGCAGCCCTCGGGCTCCAGCACGTGCTTGCATTTTATGCAGGTGCGGTCATCGTTCCCCTGCTCATTGCTCAGTCCCTCAATTTGGACGCAGCAACAACCATTCACCTGATCAACGCTGACCTGCTCACCTGTGGCATCGCAACGCTGATTCAGTCGGTAGGTATTGGCCGCCACATTGGTGTGCGCCTGCCGATCGTTCAAGGTGTCACTACCACTGCGGTGGCTCCAATCATCGCCATTGGTTTGGGCGTCACAGATGACGAAGGCGGCGTAGCTTCGCTTCCTGCCATTTACGGCGCGGTCATCGTTGCAGGTATCTTCACCTTCTTTGCAGCACCTGTGTTTGCCCGCTTCCTCAAGTACTTCCCACCAGTTGTCACAGGAACCGTGCTGCTGGTTATGGGTACTTCCCTGCTGGCAGTTTCAGCCAATGACTTTGTCAACTACGCCGAGGAAGTTCCTGCAGCCCGTGACCTGGCCTATGGCTTTGGCACCTTGGCCGTCATCATCTTGGCGCAGCGCTTCTTCCGCGGATTCATGGGCACCTTGGCGGTGCTTATCGGCCTGGTTGGTGGCACGACGGTGGCATTGCTGCTTGGCGACGCTAACCTCGACGAAGTCGGCAACGCCGGCGTCTTCGACATCACCACACCGTTCTACTTTGGTATGCCCGAGTTCAACGCTGTCGCCATCTTCTCCATGATAATCGTCATGATTATCACCATGGTTGAGACCACCGGTGACGTGTTTGCAACGGGAGAAATCGTCGGTAAGCGTACACGCCGCAATGATGTGACCCGGGCCTTGCGCGCCGACGGTTTATCCACCCTCATCGGTGGTGTGATGAACTCCTTCCCATACACCTGTTTCGCGCAAAACGTCGGCCTGGTGCGCATCACCGGTGTGAAGTCGCGCTGGGTCGCCGCATCCGCTGCTGTGTTCATGATCATCTTGGGTGTGCTACCCAAGGCTGGCGCCATCGTCGCATCCATCCCTTCCCCTGTCCTCGGTGGTGCGTCACTGGCGCTGTTCGCCAACGTTGCATGGGTGGGCATTCAAACCATCGCCAAGTCTGACCTCACCGACGGCCGCAACTCCGTCATCGTGACCTCCGCCTTAGGTCTTGCCATGCTCGTGTCCTTCCGCCCAGACGTTGCGCAGGCCTTCCCTGAGTGGGCGCGCATTTTCGTCTCCTCCGGTATGTCCGTCGGCGCGATCACCGCAATCTTGCTCAACCTGCTGTTCTTCCACGTCGGCCGCCAGTCCGGTACCAATGTGGCCACCTCAAAGTCGGGTGAACACCTCACCTTGGATGCGGTAAATGCAATGGATCGCGACACCTTTGTGGATACCTTCGCGCCACTGTTTAACAGCAAGACCTGGCCTCTTGAGACCGCGTGGGAGTCTCGCCCATTCGCTGACGTTACCCAGCTGCGCGAAGCTATCCAGGTTGCTGTGCTCACTGCGCCTGTTGAGCTGCGCGAAGAGCTGATCAACGATTACCCCGACATGGCCCAGCTCATTCTCGCCTCTGAAGAGGAAGCCGCTGAGATTTCCCAGGACCGGGGATCCCTTGGGCTGGTTGACCTCGACGACGTTGATCAGGAAAAGCTCATCACCGTCACGAGGCAGTACCGCGAGCGCTTCAACATGCCTTACGTCGCCTACTTCGACACGATGGACACCGTTGACACGGTCGTTGCCGCTGGCCTTCGCCGCCTCGACAACTCCGACGAGCAGGAACACCGGCAGGCACTGTCCGAGATCATCGAGATCGCCAACGATCGCTTCGACATCCTCCTTGCCGACGCCAACCCCGCCCGCCACGCCTTCGACCGCAAATTCACCGACACCGATTTCCTCGGTTAAACTGCTTATCGACGCACCCCTCCCTCCCCAGCGGTCCGCCGGGGAGGGAGGGGTGTTGTCGTTCTAGTTCAAATCATTTGGGTGGGAACCACCGCGATCGCCACGCTCCAACGCAGTAATCGCCGCCATTTCCTCATCGCTCAGCAAGAAATCAAACACGTTGAGGTTTTCCACCATGCGGCTTCGCGTCACCGTCTTCGGAAACACAATGAACCCATTTTGCAGATGCCAACGAATAACCACCTGAGCTGGAGTCTTTCCATACTTCGCCGCAGCATCCGCAATCGCCTTCTCTGCCCCGAGATCATAACGGCCCTGCCCCAGCGGACCCCATGACTCAATTGCGATACCCGCCGCCTTCGACGCCTCCACCGCATCACGCTGCTGCAACGCAGGATGCAGCTCAATTTGATTAATAGCCGGCACAGTGGTCGCCTCCGCCAACAGTGTGTCTAGATGCTCCGGAAGGAAGTTGCACACGCCAATAGACTTCGCGCGATCCCCCAGCTTTTCCATCTGCTTCCACGCCTGAACATAGGTGCCATTCTTCGGCGCAGGCCAGTGGACCAAATACAGATCCACATATTCTAAGCCCAGCTTCTGCAGTGACTCCTCAAACGCAGCCTCCACATCAAGGTGACGATCATTCCACACCTTCGTGGTGATAAACAGATCCTCCCGAGGGATCCCCGACTTCGCGATAGCCCGACCCACGCCCTCCTCATTGCCATAAATCGCAGCAGTATCAATGTGTCGGTATCCCGCCTCCAGTGCTTGCGTCACCACACGCTCCGCCTCGTCAGGATCCACCTTGAACACACCAAAGCCCAACTGCGGAATGGTATTGCCATCATTCAGCGTGACCACTGGAATTCCCTCAGGCGACGACTGCTTATTCTTCTGCTCGAGCAGCGAACGCATCAACTTATCACGCTCCTCCTCCGGAGAACCAAAGAATTGACCAGTACCCACAACAGACATACATAACTCCTTTAAAGGGATCGAAATTCGTCCGCCCAGACTACTCCTCTCTAGACTGGGATTCCATGAGCTATGACTTTGTCCTCTTCGAAACCGACGGCGACCCCGGCAGCGCCCGCATCTCCAAAACCCCCCTCACCGAGCGCATCGACTTTGCCACCCCAGCCACCACCCCAGTGCTGGAATCTCTCGCTTCCGGCCTCGCAGAAACTGCCCCCGACACGGTCACCCTGGACGACGATGCAGTCTACCTTTCCGGCGACCGCTGCCTCTACGTTGTCACCAACTACAACTCCGCAGAAGAAGCCACTGCCTGGCTCACCACCATCGCATTCGACTACGGCCTAGGCCTTGCCGACATGAACGCCGACACCATCATCTTGTTCGGCGACGAAGACTCCGAAGCCGTCGTCCAAATCGACGGCTGGTTCTCCCCCGCATTCTCCTCCTACGGTCTCCCCCACCTCCTCGTGGAAGTCATGCGGCTCAAAGACACCAAAACCCCGTACCTCCGGGTCACCCGCGCCTCCGACGATTCCACGTTCATCCAAACCCTCTACGAAGTGGACAACAAGCAGTGGTTGCTCGAGAAATCCACCTCCGGCGAGGTCTCATCTTCCCATGTTAAGACGATCAACGACGTCATCACCGAGATCAACGCCTGGTTCGAAGCACTCTAAGGACTGTGCTCCCAAGAGGTCGATTTTTAGTGACCTCTGTTAGATATTGGCGAATGTGGGGGTGCGTTCGTTTCGACTTTGCTTCACCGACTTCGCGTTTCCGACAAGCGTCTTTTTCCGCAGGTTCTGTCAGGTGTCAGAGACGAGGTGTCGGACTGACGAAGTCGGTGCCGTGAAGTCGAAGTTTCGACAGTCAATCCGAGAACCCACTAGTTCCACGCCCAGAGTTGTAGGCACACCCTCCACACTGGCACAACAAAAAACTGCCCTTCCCCGACCAAAATGGTTGGAAAAGAGCAGTTATGCTCGTTGAGCGGGTGTGACTTAAGCGTCAACAGCCTCGTTCTCGACGATGTTGACCAGGCGACGGTTGCGCTTGGTGGAGAACTGGACAGCGCCAGTCTTCAGTGCGAACAGAGTGTCGTCGCCACCGCGACCGACATTCTCACCTGGGTGGAACTTGGTGCCGCGCTGACGGATCAGGATCTCGCCTGCGGAAACCTGCTGGCCACCGAATCGCTTAACGCCAAGGCGCTTGGACTCGGAATCACGACCGTTGCTGGAGCTAGATGCACCCTTCTTGTGTGCCATGTGGTAATTCCCTCCTTCAAAAGGAAAAACTCAAAGAAGCCCGAATGGGACTTACTTGATTCCGGTGACCTTCAGAACGGTCAGGGGCTGACGGTGTCCCTGGCGCTTCTTGTATCCGGTCTTGTTCTTGTACTTCAGGATCTTGATCTTCGGGCCCTTGGTGTGCTCGACGATCTCGGTGTTGACGCTCACGGAAGCGAGCTTGTCAGCGGCGGTGGTTACATCGGCGCCATCGACGAGCAGAACCGGGGTGAGAGCCACGGATGCACCCGGCTCACCCTCGATCTTCTCGACCTTAACGAGGTCACCTTCGGCAACCTTGTACTGCTTTCCGCCGGTCTTGACGATCGCGTACATAGAGGGCTACCCCTTATCTGATTCTCGGCTCAGGCACTCTGATTTTGAGTCCCTGATTGGACTTACGTATTACAATTGCGTTTTAGGCATGCGGAGCCAAATTCTCAGCTCACGTCATGCGCACATTCGCCGTGAAATGGGCTAATGGGCATTACAGACATAGCCTAAAACAGCGACTGTCCAAGATTACCCCTAAAGGCGGCCGTAACACAAACCGCCCTATACCCTACCCTCGTGTGGAAGATCGTGGAGAGCGTCGAGTGGCGCGTCGGCGACGTCCAGGGTTGGTTTCCTTCTT
The window above is part of the Corynebacterium deserti GIMN1.010 genome. Proteins encoded here:
- the proB gene encoding glutamate 5-kinase; the encoded protein is MRDRITNAKRVVVKIGSSSLTNDEDGHTVDPNRINTIVNALQARMEAGSDLIVVSSGAVAAGMAPLGLTVRPTDLAVKQAAAAVGQVHLMHQWGRSFARYGRPIGQVLLTAADAGKRDRARNAQRTIDKLRMLGAVPIVNENDTVATTGVNFGDNDRLAAIVAHLVSADALVLLSDVDGLFDKNPADPTAKFISEVRDGNDLKGVVAGDGGKVGTGGMASKVSAARLASRSGVPVLLTSAANIGPALEHAQVGTVFHPKENRLSAWKFWVLYAADTAGKIRLDAGAVNAVTSGGKSLLAVGITEIIGDFQQGEIVEILGPEGEIIGRGEVSYDSDTLQSMVGMQTQDLPDGMQRPVVHADYLSNYASRA
- the obgE gene encoding GTPase ObgE — encoded protein: MNRFIDRVVLHLAAGDGGNGCVSVHREKFKPLGGPDGGNGGHGGDIILEVSAQVHTLLDFHFHPHVKAERGANGAGDHRNGARGKDLVLEVPPGTVVVDSKGETLADLTTVGMKFIAAAGGNGGLGNAALASKARKAPGFALLGEPGEAHDLVLELKSMADVGLVGFPSAGKSSLISVMSAAKPKIGDYPFTTLQPNLGVVNVEHETFTMADVPGLIPGASEGKGLGLDFLRHIERTSVLVHVVDTATMDPGRDPISDIEALEAELKAYQSALDEDTGLGDLRERPRVVVLNKADVPEAEELAEFLKNDIEEQFGWPVFIVSAVARKGLDPLKFKLLEIVQKSRKKRPKEKLAESVIIKPKAVDHRTKGQFQIKPDPQIPGGFIITGEKPERWIVQTDFENDEAVGYLADRLAKLGVEDGLRKAGAHVGANVTIGAVTFEWEPMTAAGDDPLLTGRGTDVRLEQTARVSAAERKRASQVRRGLIDELDYGEGQEAARERWEG
- a CDS encoding solute carrier family 23 protein; protein product: MTTTTETRVKHPVDQVPPAPKLAALGLQHVLAFYAGAVIVPLLIAQSLNLDAATTIHLINADLLTCGIATLIQSVGIGRHIGVRLPIVQGVTTTAVAPIIAIGLGVTDDEGGVASLPAIYGAVIVAGIFTFFAAPVFARFLKYFPPVVTGTVLLVMGTSLLAVSANDFVNYAEEVPAARDLAYGFGTLAVIILAQRFFRGFMGTLAVLIGLVGGTTVALLLGDANLDEVGNAGVFDITTPFYFGMPEFNAVAIFSMIIVMIITMVETTGDVFATGEIVGKRTRRNDVTRALRADGLSTLIGGVMNSFPYTCFAQNVGLVRITGVKSRWVAASAAVFMIILGVLPKAGAIVASIPSPVLGGASLALFANVAWVGIQTIAKSDLTDGRNSVIVTSALGLAMLVSFRPDVAQAFPEWARIFVSSGMSVGAITAILLNLLFFHVGRQSGTNVATSKSGEHLTLDAVNAMDRDTFVDTFAPLFNSKTWPLETAWESRPFADVTQLREAIQVAVLTAPVELREELINDYPDMAQLILASEEEAAEISQDRGSLGLVDLDDVDQEKLITVTRQYRERFNMPYVAYFDTMDTVDTVVAAGLRRLDNSDEQEHRQALSEIIEIANDRFDILLADANPARHAFDRKFTDTDFLG
- a CDS encoding aldo/keto reductase, whose translation is MSVVGTGQFFGSPEEERDKLMRSLLEQKNKQSSPEGIPVVTLNDGNTIPQLGFGVFKVDPDEAERVVTQALEAGYRHIDTAAIYGNEEGVGRAIAKSGIPREDLFITTKVWNDRHLDVEAAFEESLQKLGLEYVDLYLVHWPAPKNGTYVQAWKQMEKLGDRAKSIGVCNFLPEHLDTLLAEATTVPAINQIELHPALQQRDAVEASKAAGIAIESWGPLGQGRYDLGAEKAIADAAAKYGKTPAQVVIRWHLQNGFIVFPKTVTRSRMVENLNVFDFLLSDEEMAAITALERGDRGGSHPNDLN
- the rpmA gene encoding 50S ribosomal protein L27 yields the protein MAHKKGASSSSNGRDSESKRLGVKRFGGQQVSAGEILIRQRGTKFHPGENVGRGGDDTLFALKTGAVQFSTKRNRRLVNIVENEAVDA
- the rplU gene encoding 50S ribosomal protein L21, producing the protein MYAIVKTGGKQYKVAEGDLVKVEKIEGEPGASVALTPVLLVDGADVTTAADKLASVSVNTEIVEHTKGPKIKILKYKNKTGYKKRQGHRQPLTVLKVTGIK